The following coding sequences lie in one Corticium candelabrum chromosome 10, ooCorCand1.1, whole genome shotgun sequence genomic window:
- the LOC134185433 gene encoding ankyrin repeat domain-containing protein 50-like, giving the protein MSDLLKKCWERIDPTIIIEAASGPLLMDNKEASQFLSSIKVKLGMTLPLVNPLGEDDTSSAFSTEHSIVSSGVVSSVDTQSSLVGSQALIVAAGNGDLEGVAALVDSGVDINAQDANGRTSLNIATREGHKPVVAYLVSCRANVDLGDEDGWTPLRTAAWVGRLELVVYLLEYGNANVDAFDGEGRSPLRAASWAGHDVVVQELISRNASIDLEDKQGRTPLIAASYMGHTKIIEMLLVHGANVNHVDRDGRSALSVASLCNSPNACDVVTILLNAQADVHAEDQSGMRPLNVVAYEGNAKVAEILLDAGADPNHLDRTHKTTLMAAVASGHAALVELLLFWSPIFDQVDNEGRSLLTLAASSGSLQVVNLLLNIGLDVNHVDKQSWTPLFHAVCLGSHTVTKQLIEVGAKMDVVDRDGLTPLLLSTQAGKLDCVRVLVNAGANLNATVEDSVTALKLAALAGRTDIVHVLVEGGADVDQLDHDKKSTLYAVAGRGLPDVVRSLLNHGSNPNILDRTGRSPLHVAAWNGYEDVIQMLAARRANINQPDRRGLTPLHAAAWHGHKEAISSLLDWGAEIDKPSHDGATALGITCQEGHEQAVKLLLSRGANPFKVDKYGSTPLDIAQQCGHPQLANLIRQFQQRRRSGRPSSALSRQSSSTVQGTPTTHIRDHSDVRSEPGGRHVPRRDPHTLRSISPKPSSVSGRSLISGSSTNALSRRHQSTNLGLPRKLPAADQDALSLCSSSTSKSISRHRRPSARDEYKAIMGVLREQDSDSRSVGATVRRSSSGRSEGRLASALGKFWKRHKEKDTRHRGSNSSKQKL; this is encoded by the coding sequence ATGTCAGATTTATTGAAAAAATGTTGGGAAAGGATAGACCCAACCATCATTATTGAAGCTGCATCAGGTCCACTGCTGATGGATAACAAGGAAGCATCACAATTTCTGTCTTCAATAAAAGTAAAGCTTGGCATGACTCTTCCTCTTGTGAATCCACTAGGTGAAGATGACACTTCCAGTGCTTTTTCTACTGAACACAGTATTGTAAGCAGTGGCGTTGTGTCATCTGTTGATACTCAAAGCAGTTTAGTAGGCAGTCAAGCTCTTATTGTTGCTGCAGGAAATGGTGACCTGGAAGGAGTAGCTGCCCTTGTAGATTCTGGAGTTGACATTAATGCACAAGATGCTAACGGCAGAACAAGTTTGAACATTGCAACTAGGGAAGGACACAAACCTGTCGTTGCATATCTTGTTTCATGTCGTGCCAATGTGGATCTAGGCGATGAGGATGGTTGGACTCCACTTCGTACTGCAGCTTGGGTAGGTCGATTGGAACTAGTTGTCTATCTTTTGGAATACGGAAATGCCAATGTGGATGCTTTCGATGGAGAAGGCCGAAGCCCTCTGAGAGCCGCATCTTGGGCGGGGCATGATGTTGTTGTACAAGAACTAATATCAAGAAATGCCAGTATTGATCTAGAAGACAAGCAGGGTCGTACTCCACTGATAGCCGCATCTTATATGGGGCATACGAAAATCATAGAGATGCTATTGGTGCATGGTGCGAATGTCAATCACGTTGATAGAGATGGCAGGTCAGCCTTATCTGTTGCATCATTATGCAACTCACCAAATGCTTGTGATGTGGTTACTATTTTACTCAATGCACAAGCAGATGTTCATGCCGAAGACCAAAGTGGAATGCGACCACTTAATGTCGTTGCTTATGAAGGTAATGCCAAAGTTGCTGAGATTTTGCTTGATGCTGGAGCTGATCCAAACCATCTTGATCGAACGCACAAGACAACGTTAATGGCAGCCGTAGCAAGTGGCCATGCTGCACTTGTGGAGCTTCTTTTGTTTTGGAGTCCGATTTTTGATCAAGTCGACAACGAGGGCAGATCATTGCTTACACTCGCTGCAAGCTCAGGAAGCCTCCAGGTAGTCAACTTGTTACTCAACATTGGATTGGATGTCAATCATGTCGACAAACAGAGTTGGACGCCTCTGTTTcatgctgtctgtctgggaAGTCATACTGTTACCAAACAATTGATTGAAGTTGGAGCCAAGATGGACGTCGTTGATAGAGATGGACTCACTCCTCTCTTGCTCAGTACTCAGGCTGGCAAACTTGACTGTGTACGAGTCCTTGTGAATGCAGGAGCTAACTTAAACGCAACTGTGGAGGATAGTGTTACGGCTCTAAAGCTAGCTGCTTTAGCTGGTCGGACTGACATTGTGCATGTTCTAGTCGAGGGAGGTGCTGATGTCGACCAGTTGGATCACGACAAGAAATCAACTTTATATGCAGTAGCAGGTCGAGGATTGCCCGATGTTGTTCGCTCTCTTCTCAATCATGGAAGTAACCCTAATATCTTAGATAGGACTGGCCGATCTCCCCTGCATGTTGCTGCTTGGAATGGTTACGAAGACGTCATTCAAATGTTGGCTGCTCGAAGAGCTAATATCAACCAGCCCGATCGACGCGGATTGACACCTTTGCATGCTGCTGCATGGCATGGTCATAAGGAAGCAATCAGTTCTCTGTTGGATTGGGGGGCTGAGATAGATAAGCCGTCACATGATGGAGCAACAGCTCTGGGGATAACGTGTCAAGAGGGACACGAGCAAGCTGTTAAGCTGCTGTTATCTCGAGGAGCAAATCCTTTCAAAGTAGACAAATATGGAAGTACTCCATTGGATATTGCTCAACAATGTGGTCATCCTCAGCTTGCCAATCTTATCAGACAATTCCAACAGCGGCGACGTAGTGGGAGACCATCCAGTGCTCTCTCCAGGCAGAGTTCTTCAACGGTACAAGGCACACCGACTACTCACATTCGAGATCACTCGGACGTTCGCTCAGAACCAGGAGGAAGACACGTGCCAAGACGCGATCCTCATACACTTCGTTCCATATCACCAAAACCCAGCAGCGTATCCGGACGATCTTTAATCTCTGGTTCATCCACTAATGCTCTTAGTAGGCGACATCAATCAACAAATCTGGGACTACCAAGAAAGCTGCCTGCTGCTGACCAAGACGCTCTCAGTCTCTGCAGCTCCAGCACTTCAAAATCGATTTCAAGGCACCGACGACCTTCTGCTCGTGATGAATACAAAGCTATTATGGGTGTCTTACGAGAACAGGACTCTGATTCACGTTCAGTAGGAGCAACAGTGAGGAGAAGCTCAAGTGGACGGTCCGAAGGTCGGCTTGCTTCAGCCCTTGGTAAGTTCTGGAAACGACacaaagagaaagacacaCGGCATAGaggcagcaacagcagcaaacaaaaactCTAG
- the LOC134185431 gene encoding transcription initiation factor TFIID subunit 2-like isoform X2, giving the protein MFRTEKRSRKCNEWQRQFRLIHQKLCISHVNFQKKAIAGFTELSLLAINSTLSVVHLNSRKLRITGIGACCNDKQFDVQCELQDPLDSVYSRDNEKRSLDYYTACYKTTLNSVDADVGMGELFVYLPGALQEEIQCSESGMFTLKVMFLTEQSSGGLHFVATEGNDGSHMFVSGGAANSRLCFPCLDSYFELCTWELEFTVNSDMVAVSSGDLIETVMKEDQSKKTFCFSLDVPTAAPRIGFVVGPFEILPNPAVPEITHFCLPGLMPLLEDTTAFFKDVYGYFEDVLSTRFPYSSYKHVFVDEAFDEAQSYASLTILNTNLLHSSRIIDQAFKTRRVLAKSLAEQYFTCYLSWETWNDWWLPTGINGYLYGLYIQKAFGHNEYNFWLREQLAAISKAERQPPGLPPLHTKSLTKGASVDPMMSSLEHIHALASRSHFVMRLLAVKIGHDFLLQIFNKLLSLASNVVQQSKDNDWDSLLVSTQGFIKMLSTVSGKDLQVFFDQWVYRSGYARFSCQFVFNRKRNIIEIELHQDVPSGSQKFVGPLTVCIQELDGSFKHVIQIEDTQSRHEIACHSKSRRNKKKKIPLHSGEEVDMDLSLTDTDSPVLWVRFDPDLHWLREFHIQQPDYMWQLQLKYERDINAQLDALENYPSTSARTCLADIISDSHCFFRVRTQAIHCMAKCITACSSTWGVPFILISIHRNLFGSYSCPTIVKLNDFSDFAMYLIQKEFPIAIAKIRSQHKQSPRDVLVFLQDLIKYNDNRINSYSDCYYVSSLVDALSLVITPAVAIAGTPSKPEISNLSAGSADAQIVAKEVVELLNLEKLLPSYRNCVTVSCLKAIRKLQKNGHLPAKSQVFHLHAQVGLFEDVRCAALECLVDFVRVEKSAKELLSLLEICKNDPVPYIRYYVLKLLAAYPPFRRKDQSPLNTQELVHKLWDLMGVASSVDTRIRVTAIELYSTLYGKLTPSCMPDQGLGVVIDLKARQAVTRKSTAQTPDAAAHLKSIAPKAMKPTQSATPPKSQASLFGTVSSAGATEQRPPMRPVSPRKAPAAVKSHPIPKKQSVSPVQSLHRPIIPQPAVPQPTSIATPVKPPNNPAPVISTNTSTSSITTVPVLPPAKPPVLPPVKQHKHKHKHKKRSHHEAFGGSKPPEMKSAPSVISQTIAVPSTLTGPIAAALPQSVLSGMTVSAAASVEQPKKKHKHGKHKEKKEGKEHKRKKHRHKKGDATKAEAGLPAMLPP; this is encoded by the exons ATGTTTCGCACTGAAAAGAGAAGCAGAAAGTGTAATGAATGGCAAAGACAGTTCAGGTT GATTCACCAGAAACTGTGTATCTCGCACGTCAACTtccagaagaaagcaataGCT GGTTTCACTGAACTCTCACTGTTGGCCATCAATTCTACACTATCTGTTGTTCACTTGAACTCCCGGAAGTTAA GAATCACGGGAATTGGAGCTTGTTGCAATGACAAGCAGTTTGATGTGCAGTGTGAGCTACAGGATCCGTTGGATAGCGTGTATTCGAGGGACAACGAGAA GCGGAGTTTAGATTACTACACAGCTTGTTACAAGACGACACTCAATTCCGTGGATGCAGATGTGGGAATGGGAGAGCTCTTTGTTTACCTTCCCGGAGCATTGCAGGAAGAGATCCAGTGCAGTG AGAGTGGTATGTTTACTTTGAAGGTGATGTTTCTCACTGAGCAGTCGAGTGGAGGACTACACTTTGTTGCTACGGAAGGAAACGAT GGTTCCCACATGTTCGTCTCAGGTGGAGCAGCCAACTCTCG GCTCTGCTTTCCTTGCCTTGATTCGTACTTTGAGTTATGCACGTGGGAACTAGAATTTACAGTCAACTCTGATATGGTTGCAGTGAGTTCAGGTGATCTGATAGAAACA GTAATGAAAGAAGATCAATCTAAGAAGACGTTTTGTTTTTCTCTTGACGTCCCTACTGCAGCTCCTCGCATAGGATTTGTTGTGGG ACCCTTTGAGATTCTACCAAATCCTGCTGTGCCAGAGATCACACATTTCTGCCTTCCAGGTCTGATGCCACTACTAGAAGACACAACAGCATTTTTCAAGGAC GTGTACGGATATTTTGAAGATGTACTGAGTACGAGATTTCCGTATTCATCATACAagcatgtgtttgttgatGAGGCGTTTGATGAAGCACAAAGCTATGCATCTCTTACCATCTTGAA CACAAATCTGTTGCATTCATCACGGATCATTGATCAAGCATTCAAGACGAGACGGGTGTTGGCAAAGAgcttggcagaacaatacTTCACATGTTATTTGAGCTGGGAAACATG GAATGACTGGTGGCTTCCCACTGGAATAAACGGCTATCTCTACGGTCTGTACATACAGAAGGCATTCGGACACAATGAGTATAATTTCTGGTTGCGAGAACAACTTGCTGCAATCAGCAAAGCAGAAAGGCAACCACCAGGGCTTCCACCTTTGCATACAAAATCACTAACAAAAGGAGCATCTGTTGACCCAATGATGTCATCACTCGAACACATTCACGCTCTTGCCAGTCGTTCACATTTTGTAATGCGGCTGTTGGCAGTGAAAATTGGGCACGACTTTTTGCTACAGATTTTTAATAAGTTGCTGTCGCTTGCGTCAAACGTAGTGCAGCAGTCCAAAGACAATGACTGGGATTCTTTGCTTGTGTCAACGCAAGGC tttaTCAAGATGCTGTCGACGGTGTCGGGGAAGGATCTACAAGTTTTCTTTGATCAATGGGT CTATCGCAGTGGATATGCTCGCTTTAGCTGCCAATTTGTCTTTAATCGTAAGCGAAATATCATTGAGATTGAGCTACATCAAGATGTACCAAGTGGCTCACAGAAATTTGTG GGTCCACTCACCGTCTGCATTCAAGAACTCGATGGCTCATTCAAGCACGTAATCCAGATCGAAGACACGCAGTCGCGTCATGAGATTGCCTGTCATTCTAAGAGCAGAAG GAATAAGAAGAAGAAAATTCCTTTACACAGTGGGGAAGAGGTGGACATGGATCTGTCTTTGACAGA TACTGATTCGCCAGTGTTGTGGGTGCGGTTCGATCCTGATCTTCACTGGTTGAGAGAGTTCCATATCCAGCAGCCGGATTACATGTGGCAGTTGCAGTTGAAATATGAACGAGATATTAATGCGCAGTTGGAT GCCCTTGAGAACTACCCATCTACCTCTGCTAGAACATGTTTGGCTGACATTATATCTGATAGTCATTGTTTCTTTCGAGTTCGGACTCAGGCAATCCATTGTATGGCCAAGTGCATTACGGCGTGTTCATCGACGTGGGGTGTGCCATTTATTTTGATCAGCATTCATCGGAACTTGTTTGGCTCTTACTCTTGTCCGACTATTGTGAAGTTGAATGATTTCTCGGATTTTGCAATGTACCTTATTCAAAAG GAATTTCCTATTGCTATTGCCAAAATACGAAGTCAGCACAAACAGTCACCAAGAGATGttcttgtctttcttcaaGATCTCATCAAATACAATGACAACAGAATAAACTCA taCTCAGACTGTTATTATGTGAGCAGTCTTGTTGATGCTTTGAGTCTCGTCATTACTCCAGCCGTTGCTATAGCTGGAACACCTTCAAA GCCAGAAATATCCAACTTGTCTGCAGGTTCTGCAGATGCTCAG ATTGTGGCTAAGGAAGTTGTCGAGCTTCTTAACCTTGAGAAGCTTCTTCCTTCGTATCGCAACTGTGTGACTGTCAG CTGCTTGAAAGCAATCAGGAAGCTTCAGAAGAATGGCCATTTACCTGCCAAAAGTCAAGTGTTTCATCTCCATGCACA GGTGGGTTTGTTTGAGGATGTGAGATGTGCAGCTTTAGAGTGTTTGGTAGACTTCGTACGTG TGGAAAAGAGTGCGAAGGAGCTTTTGTCTCTATTGGAAATATGCAAGAATGATCCTGTTCCATACATCAG GTATTACGTTCTGAAGCTACTTGCAGCTTATCCGCCATTTAGACGAAAGGATCAGTCGCCGCTCAATACACAAGAGCTAGTGCACAAACTGTGGGACCTAATGGG GGTTGCATCATCGGTTGATACTCGAATTCGAGTCACTGCTATCGAGCTTTACAGCACTTTGTATGGGAAGTTGACACCATCATGTATGCCAGACCAAGGG TTGGGTGTGGTGATTGATTTGAAGGCACGACAAGCTGTCACTAGAAAGTCAACAGCTCAG ACACCCGATGCTGCTGCCCATCTCAAGTCTATTGCCCCCAAGGCTATGAAGCCAACTCAGAGTGCGACACCTCCCAAGTCTCAAGCATCTTTATTTGGCACCGTTAGTTCAGCTGGAGCAACAGAGCAGAGACCGCCAATGCGACCAGTGTCTCCAAGGAAG GCACCTGCTGCTGTAAAGAGCCATCCAATTCCAAAGAAACAGAGTGTATCACCAGTACAATCACTTCATCGTCCCATAATTCCTCAGCCTGCTGTGCCACAACCAACCAGTATAGCCACTCCAGTAAAACCACCAAACAACCCAGCACCAGTGATTTCCACCAATACCTCCACTTCCTCAATAACAACTGTTCCAGTTTTGCCACCAGCAAAGCCACCGGTTTTACCACCAGTCAAGcagcacaagcacaaacacaagcacaagaAGAGGAGCCATCATGAAGCATTCGGAGGCAGCAAACCACCAGAAATGAAGTCAGCCCCATCAGTTATATCACAGACGATTGCAGTACCATCAACCCTTACTGGTCCGATTGCTGCTGCATTACCTCAAAGTGTTTTGAGTGGAATGACTGTCAGTGCTGCTGCGAGCGTCGAACAGCCAaagaagaaacacaaacacggTAAACACAAGGAGAAGAAGGAGGGCAAAGAGCACAAACGGaaaaagcacagacacaagaAAGGTGATGCCACGAAGGCAGAAGCTGGACTTCCAGCCATGTTGCCTCCCTAA
- the LOC134185431 gene encoding transcription initiation factor TFIID subunit 2-like isoform X1 has product MFRTEKRSRKCNEWQRQFRLIHQKLCISHVNFQKKAIAGFTELSLLAINSTLSVVHLNSRKLRITGIGACCNDKQFDVQCELQDPLDSVYSRDNEKRSLDYYTACYKTTLNSVDADVGMGELFVYLPGALQEEIQCSESGMFTLKVMFLTEQSSGGLHFVATEGNDGSHMFVSGGAANSRLCFPCLDSYFELCTWELEFTVNSDMVAVSSGDLIETVMKEDQSKKTFCFSLDVPTAAPRIGFVVGPFEILPNPAVPEITHFCLPGLMPLLEDTTAFFKDVYGYFEDVLSTRFPYSSYKHVFVDEAFDEAQSYASLTILNTNLLHSSRIIDQAFKTRRVLAKSLAEQYFTCYLSWETWNDWWLPTGINGYLYGLYIQKAFGHNEYNFWLREQLAAISKAERQPPGLPPLHTKSLTKGASVDPMMSSLEHIHALASRSHFVMRLLAVKIGHDFLLQIFNKLLSLASNVVQQSKDNDWDSLLVSTQGFIKMLSTVSGKDLQVFFDQWVYRSGYARFSCQFVFNRKRNIIEIELHQDVPSGSQKFVGPLTVCIQELDGSFKHVIQIEDTQSRHEIACHSKSRRNKKKKIPLHSGEEVDMDLSLTDTDSPVLWVRFDPDLHWLREFHIQQPDYMWQLQLKYERDINAQLDAFQALENYPSTSARTCLADIISDSHCFFRVRTQAIHCMAKCITACSSTWGVPFILISIHRNLFGSYSCPTIVKLNDFSDFAMYLIQKEFPIAIAKIRSQHKQSPRDVLVFLQDLIKYNDNRINSYSDCYYVSSLVDALSLVITPAVAIAGTPSKPEISNLSAGSADAQIVAKEVVELLNLEKLLPSYRNCVTVSCLKAIRKLQKNGHLPAKSQVFHLHAQVGLFEDVRCAALECLVDFVRVEKSAKELLSLLEICKNDPVPYIRYYVLKLLAAYPPFRRKDQSPLNTQELVHKLWDLMGVASSVDTRIRVTAIELYSTLYGKLTPSCMPDQGLGVVIDLKARQAVTRKSTAQTPDAAAHLKSIAPKAMKPTQSATPPKSQASLFGTVSSAGATEQRPPMRPVSPRKAPAAVKSHPIPKKQSVSPVQSLHRPIIPQPAVPQPTSIATPVKPPNNPAPVISTNTSTSSITTVPVLPPAKPPVLPPVKQHKHKHKHKKRSHHEAFGGSKPPEMKSAPSVISQTIAVPSTLTGPIAAALPQSVLSGMTVSAAASVEQPKKKHKHGKHKEKKEGKEHKRKKHRHKKGDATKAEAGLPAMLPP; this is encoded by the exons ATGTTTCGCACTGAAAAGAGAAGCAGAAAGTGTAATGAATGGCAAAGACAGTTCAGGTT GATTCACCAGAAACTGTGTATCTCGCACGTCAACTtccagaagaaagcaataGCT GGTTTCACTGAACTCTCACTGTTGGCCATCAATTCTACACTATCTGTTGTTCACTTGAACTCCCGGAAGTTAA GAATCACGGGAATTGGAGCTTGTTGCAATGACAAGCAGTTTGATGTGCAGTGTGAGCTACAGGATCCGTTGGATAGCGTGTATTCGAGGGACAACGAGAA GCGGAGTTTAGATTACTACACAGCTTGTTACAAGACGACACTCAATTCCGTGGATGCAGATGTGGGAATGGGAGAGCTCTTTGTTTACCTTCCCGGAGCATTGCAGGAAGAGATCCAGTGCAGTG AGAGTGGTATGTTTACTTTGAAGGTGATGTTTCTCACTGAGCAGTCGAGTGGAGGACTACACTTTGTTGCTACGGAAGGAAACGAT GGTTCCCACATGTTCGTCTCAGGTGGAGCAGCCAACTCTCG GCTCTGCTTTCCTTGCCTTGATTCGTACTTTGAGTTATGCACGTGGGAACTAGAATTTACAGTCAACTCTGATATGGTTGCAGTGAGTTCAGGTGATCTGATAGAAACA GTAATGAAAGAAGATCAATCTAAGAAGACGTTTTGTTTTTCTCTTGACGTCCCTACTGCAGCTCCTCGCATAGGATTTGTTGTGGG ACCCTTTGAGATTCTACCAAATCCTGCTGTGCCAGAGATCACACATTTCTGCCTTCCAGGTCTGATGCCACTACTAGAAGACACAACAGCATTTTTCAAGGAC GTGTACGGATATTTTGAAGATGTACTGAGTACGAGATTTCCGTATTCATCATACAagcatgtgtttgttgatGAGGCGTTTGATGAAGCACAAAGCTATGCATCTCTTACCATCTTGAA CACAAATCTGTTGCATTCATCACGGATCATTGATCAAGCATTCAAGACGAGACGGGTGTTGGCAAAGAgcttggcagaacaatacTTCACATGTTATTTGAGCTGGGAAACATG GAATGACTGGTGGCTTCCCACTGGAATAAACGGCTATCTCTACGGTCTGTACATACAGAAGGCATTCGGACACAATGAGTATAATTTCTGGTTGCGAGAACAACTTGCTGCAATCAGCAAAGCAGAAAGGCAACCACCAGGGCTTCCACCTTTGCATACAAAATCACTAACAAAAGGAGCATCTGTTGACCCAATGATGTCATCACTCGAACACATTCACGCTCTTGCCAGTCGTTCACATTTTGTAATGCGGCTGTTGGCAGTGAAAATTGGGCACGACTTTTTGCTACAGATTTTTAATAAGTTGCTGTCGCTTGCGTCAAACGTAGTGCAGCAGTCCAAAGACAATGACTGGGATTCTTTGCTTGTGTCAACGCAAGGC tttaTCAAGATGCTGTCGACGGTGTCGGGGAAGGATCTACAAGTTTTCTTTGATCAATGGGT CTATCGCAGTGGATATGCTCGCTTTAGCTGCCAATTTGTCTTTAATCGTAAGCGAAATATCATTGAGATTGAGCTACATCAAGATGTACCAAGTGGCTCACAGAAATTTGTG GGTCCACTCACCGTCTGCATTCAAGAACTCGATGGCTCATTCAAGCACGTAATCCAGATCGAAGACACGCAGTCGCGTCATGAGATTGCCTGTCATTCTAAGAGCAGAAG GAATAAGAAGAAGAAAATTCCTTTACACAGTGGGGAAGAGGTGGACATGGATCTGTCTTTGACAGA TACTGATTCGCCAGTGTTGTGGGTGCGGTTCGATCCTGATCTTCACTGGTTGAGAGAGTTCCATATCCAGCAGCCGGATTACATGTGGCAGTTGCAGTTGAAATATGAACGAGATATTAATGCGCAGTTGGAT GCCTTTCAGGCCCTTGAGAACTACCCATCTACCTCTGCTAGAACATGTTTGGCTGACATTATATCTGATAGTCATTGTTTCTTTCGAGTTCGGACTCAGGCAATCCATTGTATGGCCAAGTGCATTACGGCGTGTTCATCGACGTGGGGTGTGCCATTTATTTTGATCAGCATTCATCGGAACTTGTTTGGCTCTTACTCTTGTCCGACTATTGTGAAGTTGAATGATTTCTCGGATTTTGCAATGTACCTTATTCAAAAG GAATTTCCTATTGCTATTGCCAAAATACGAAGTCAGCACAAACAGTCACCAAGAGATGttcttgtctttcttcaaGATCTCATCAAATACAATGACAACAGAATAAACTCA taCTCAGACTGTTATTATGTGAGCAGTCTTGTTGATGCTTTGAGTCTCGTCATTACTCCAGCCGTTGCTATAGCTGGAACACCTTCAAA GCCAGAAATATCCAACTTGTCTGCAGGTTCTGCAGATGCTCAG ATTGTGGCTAAGGAAGTTGTCGAGCTTCTTAACCTTGAGAAGCTTCTTCCTTCGTATCGCAACTGTGTGACTGTCAG CTGCTTGAAAGCAATCAGGAAGCTTCAGAAGAATGGCCATTTACCTGCCAAAAGTCAAGTGTTTCATCTCCATGCACA GGTGGGTTTGTTTGAGGATGTGAGATGTGCAGCTTTAGAGTGTTTGGTAGACTTCGTACGTG TGGAAAAGAGTGCGAAGGAGCTTTTGTCTCTATTGGAAATATGCAAGAATGATCCTGTTCCATACATCAG GTATTACGTTCTGAAGCTACTTGCAGCTTATCCGCCATTTAGACGAAAGGATCAGTCGCCGCTCAATACACAAGAGCTAGTGCACAAACTGTGGGACCTAATGGG GGTTGCATCATCGGTTGATACTCGAATTCGAGTCACTGCTATCGAGCTTTACAGCACTTTGTATGGGAAGTTGACACCATCATGTATGCCAGACCAAGGG TTGGGTGTGGTGATTGATTTGAAGGCACGACAAGCTGTCACTAGAAAGTCAACAGCTCAG ACACCCGATGCTGCTGCCCATCTCAAGTCTATTGCCCCCAAGGCTATGAAGCCAACTCAGAGTGCGACACCTCCCAAGTCTCAAGCATCTTTATTTGGCACCGTTAGTTCAGCTGGAGCAACAGAGCAGAGACCGCCAATGCGACCAGTGTCTCCAAGGAAG GCACCTGCTGCTGTAAAGAGCCATCCAATTCCAAAGAAACAGAGTGTATCACCAGTACAATCACTTCATCGTCCCATAATTCCTCAGCCTGCTGTGCCACAACCAACCAGTATAGCCACTCCAGTAAAACCACCAAACAACCCAGCACCAGTGATTTCCACCAATACCTCCACTTCCTCAATAACAACTGTTCCAGTTTTGCCACCAGCAAAGCCACCGGTTTTACCACCAGTCAAGcagcacaagcacaaacacaagcacaagaAGAGGAGCCATCATGAAGCATTCGGAGGCAGCAAACCACCAGAAATGAAGTCAGCCCCATCAGTTATATCACAGACGATTGCAGTACCATCAACCCTTACTGGTCCGATTGCTGCTGCATTACCTCAAAGTGTTTTGAGTGGAATGACTGTCAGTGCTGCTGCGAGCGTCGAACAGCCAaagaagaaacacaaacacggTAAACACAAGGAGAAGAAGGAGGGCAAAGAGCACAAACGGaaaaagcacagacacaagaAAGGTGATGCCACGAAGGCAGAAGCTGGACTTCCAGCCATGTTGCCTCCCTAA